A single genomic interval of Babylonia areolata isolate BAREFJ2019XMU chromosome 26, ASM4173473v1, whole genome shotgun sequence harbors:
- the LOC143300591 gene encoding uncharacterized protein LOC143300591 has translation MKSLLAFLSCVVCLGGVLVLGGPSSSLLQDKINVQCGRSYMVSTAATVTGRNIRVSRTGETTCSVRIDSYFHGYAAEDNKVRVSVQSLQASCGQSYLQIFDGRDDRHEYLPLSDKLCGDMEYQQTMFLSTQENYITVEIHSDMDSPVSFTMLVTATSYSYESGDFICKNLLYVDRSLKCDGNNNCGDWSDEDDYLCDDLLSWNWQITLIVVFAWLVFVVVVVLVIKLVAKRRIIRRQCYGNVSVTSSSSTRPPNYGGVMPTSPPPYAPRAQSSHVQLPPPPPYKRLQSTPPPPPPPPSLAQQPASESSVLALGVTSEAITTSTTVASSGVSSTSNITGDCHQ, from the exons ATAAAATCAACGTGCAATGTGGCCGAAGCTACATGGTGAGCACGGCAGCCACAGTGACAGGCCGCAACATACGGGTCAGCCGGACAGGGGAGACCACCTGCTCTGTGCGAATCGACTCCTACTTCCACGGTTACGCCGCCGAAGACAACAAAGTGCGCGTTTCTGTGCAGTCTCTGCAAGCCAGCTGTGGACAGAGCTACCTGCAGATCTTTGACGGTCGTGATGATCGTCACGAGTACCTTCCCCTGTCTG ATAAACTGTGCGGGGACATGGAGTACCAGCAGACGATGTTTCTGTCCACCCAGGAGAACTACATCACTGTGGAAATTCACAGCGACATGGACAGTCCCGTCTCTTTCACCATGCTGGTCACCGCCACTTCCTACA GTTACGAGTCCGGAGACTTCATCTGCAAAAACCTCTTGTACGTGGACCGCTCCTTGAAGTGCGACGGCAACAACAACTGTGGGGACTGGTCTGACGAGGACGATTACCTGTGTGATGACCTGCTCAGCTGGAACTGGCAGATAACTCTCATTGTGGTCTTCGCCTGgctcgtcttcgtcgtcgtcgtcgtccttgtcATCAAGCTGGTGGCGAAGAGGAGGATCATTCGTCGACAGTGTTACGGAAAT GTCAGCGTGACCTCCTCCAGCAGCACCCGACCCCCGAACTACGGGGGCGTCatgcccacctcccctcccccctacgccccccgcGCCCAGTCCTCGCATGTCCAGCTGCCACCCCCGCCTCCCTACAAACGTCTCCagtccacccctcctcctcctcctccccctccttctctcgctCAACAGCCTGCTTCAGAGTCTTCCGTCCTTGCCTTGGGCGTCACCAGCGaagccatcaccaccagcaccactgtAGCTTCCTCCGGTGTGTCTTCAACTTCAAACATCACCGGTGATTGTCACCAGTAG
- the LOC143300283 gene encoding uncharacterized protein LOC143300283, with product MFFSIYRVHKKLWTTWELLQLSFWGRMVCTAPTRNVATGDSASSSPPEYQKKDSPVYSTATVDDSRPSAIAVGTGAAVVFVVILAGILFLDAATIWRHLGVMKQNLSEICGSKPSPEPKTEFELKPDSPQSTSAGEPSTSHDSSVGVAGGDGAGKSGQGIESIATRGNEDSVV from the exons ATGTTCTTTTCCatctacagggttcacaaaaagttgtgGACCACCTGGGAACTGTTACAGCTGTCGTTTTGGGGCCGCATGGTGTGTACGGCGCCaacacg GAACGTGG CCACGGGTGACAGTGCCTCATCGTCTCCTCCGGAGTACCAAAAGAAAGACAGTCCTGTCTATTCTACCGCCACCGTCGACGACTCTAGACCCTCAGCAATCGCTGTAGGCACTGGGGCCGCGGTGGTCTTCGTTGTTatcttg GCTGGAATCTTATTCCTGGACGCCGCCACAATCTGGCGACACCTTGGGGTCATGAAACAAAACCTTTCGGAAATTTGCGGTAGTAAGCCGTCGCCGGaaccgaaaacggagtttgaGCTGAAACCGGATTCGCCACAGTCTACGTCAGCAGGCGAACCTTCGACGAGCCACGATAGCTCAGTGGGTGTGGCTGGCGGGGACGGCGCTGGAAAAAGCGGTCAGGGAATTGAATCAATCGCTACCAGAGGGAACGAAGACTCTGTTGTGtga